From the genome of Bremerella cremea:
TGAGAGAAGTCTGCAAAGCCTAGTTCAGGTTGAACGATTCCAATCAGCGACACCGAGTCGGCAGCGATGCTGCAGGTAGTGAATCGCCATCGTGGAGAATCGATGGCTTTTTCAACGGGCTGCTAAGTGGCAAAGCTTGAGTGTCCTTTGCTCTGTTGGACACCCAAAACGTCTTCTGGCTAACGCCTGAGGGCGTAGGTCAGGACTTTCAGGGCGGCTTCGGTCATCATAACGGTTGGCTTCCTTGCCGACAGGCTTGTGAAAGACCTAAATGTCCGAAAACTCGTTGCTCAGGAATGTCAAAAACGAATTGACAACGCTACCCTAAAGCACGTCGGATTCGCGGACGACGTTCATCGTTCATACGACTTGTACGAACACGGCGGAAACCTGTACCTGTTTGCTAAAGATGAATCGCTTGTTTCAAGGTAGACACCGGGGGCACATGGACGGGCAATCGAACGTATTTTAGAAAAGCTGGGAGGGAACTAATGACTACGACCTCTGTATTAAGAGCCGAAGCAATAATTGAACTTTGCAGTAGTCCGATTGCCTGCATAAGACAGATTGCTTGGAAGTATGACGATTCTACGACCGGCAAAATGAATGTTTGGGGCGGACAAACCCCGATTATTGCGATTTGTTTTGAGGACGGAAACGATTCATGCTTGTTCGTTGGCGCTACTGACACCGCTTTAGCGTTTCGATTGTCAGGGTCTGATGACTACGACGCCGTGCTCAGCCTCGTAAACCAAATTGACAAGGCTGAATTCGACAACGATGAATTGATCGGTGTTTTTGATCTAAACTCAGTTGTTTGCCCGATTTCAGATTGGGAGACTCTCAACATCACCAAGGCTTCGGTGATTGAGACTGTTGAAGACAATACCGTGGTTGGTTTATGTCTCGGGATAAACTTAGGAACTCGATTGGGGCTGTTCGTGGCCCCAAATCCGGGAATTACACTATCATTTAATGATACTTGCGATTCAATTATCGGTCAGGCAGAGAATGCACAGCGGGAGGGCCTAGTTCATATCATTTCAAAAGAGTTTTCAAACAGAGAAACACCGCAACAAATCGATACTATTGATTGGTTTGATTGGCTTCGACGTAAGAATTAGTTGCCCCAACAAGAATGTCGCTTGAGATCGTCAAGCGATAGTTGCAGCCCGGACGCCGGAAGAAGTTGCTGCACGGGGAAGAAAAGGGGGCAGGTTCGTATTTCTCCGCTCGACCTATGATAACTACCCATATGGGTAGACCAAAGCTCGCCGGGTGCCATGCTCACGTCCGCGTGAGCATGTGACTTACATTCAGGCTTGTCCTTCTCGCCAGGCGTAAGGCAGTGTCGAAAAAGACTCAGCATGATCATGATCCCACTGCATGCTCATGAAGACGCGAACATGGCACCCTGGCGCAAACCAAATTGCGGTGAATTCCAGGGCTTCCGTTGGACGCCCCTATTGGATTGCTGGCGCAGACATCAATAGATCGAACACTTTGTAGTGATGTCTTGGCAGTTCCACCGAGCCATCTTAAGATCTTGATTAGTCATTGCTGTGGTCGTGGTGCCGCACCGATGAGCCTATCGTAACCTTAAAGATGACTCCATCAGGATCTTGGAAATCTTCTGACCACCAAGGGCAAAATCCCTCCAGCGGGTCTTCTGATACCTCCCGATACGGCGAGAATGCATCTACGGAGAGTTGGCCGTTAATTCGATGAACAGCACCTATCCATTCTCTTCCACATAACGGAACGGGCTGCTCAAATGCGTCTGTGAAATCGAAGCTGGATTGGTCGGTATCGATAGATACAGGCCCAGAGTATATGTGTCGGATGGTTGAGTCTGACGTTAACAGAAAAGGCGTCTTTCGGATTGGCTGACCAGTAAGTCTTAGGTTCCAACCGATGCGTTGTTGATGATACTCTACGACTCGCCCGTTGACGGGATATGAAAGATCATGGTCAATAATCCACAACGGCCTAGAAGTGCGGTCAAGAAAACGGGTTTTCGGATCGTCACAAAAATCAAAACCTTGGAGGCGAATCGTTTCTTCGCTGTTCTGCATAACCACAAAGCCTGCCACATAGTAGTATAGATTATTAACAGTATCCATCTGCTAATCCTAGCAATCTAAGTGGTTACATTTTTTTTCAAACAGTACTTGAGTTGGAGCATCTAGATCAACTCTACGAAGCCGCATGCTCTTTACAAATATCTCTTCCGCCGCCTCACTGGGACAGAGGTCAAAGCCTTGCTTTTGCAGAACCGCAATCGCCCCCGATGAGTCGTCTCCGGCCCGACCAACGGCTTTGTAGTATTCGTCCCAGCATTTTATCACATCATCGCTTGCGGCTTCAAATAATCCAGATCGCATTGCTTGATCCAATACTGAATTCAGTCCTGGCACCATTTCTTCCCTCAAGGAAGTGTCAGAAAACGCAGATCACTTGAACGACCTCATCTTCGAGAATAAGGTGACATTCAATGGCAACGGGGGCGGCTATTCTGGAAGCCCTCTTAACGCCGCTGCGGAAAGTATTGTGCAGAGTCCCTTTGCGCTCGCGGCAGTTGGGATAGTCCCGGTGGTCGGCGAATTAACGGATGGCTATGCTCTCTTTCACCCGAAGTCAACCAGATTGGAAAGCGCGATTGCGGGAGGTAGCCTGTTGCTCAACGGTCTCACAGCAGGCTTTGCTCCAAACTTCTCTGGCCCCGCAGCAAAACTACTACGGTCCTCGGACGAAGCTGCGGAAGCTGCCGCCGGGGGATCGGAGGTAGGTAGCCGAGTTGCTGGTGAGACAGTCACAGAAAGTGTCGAGGCCGTGACAGATTCCGTTGACAATGTTATTAAGGAAGCGGTGGAATCAGGCGAAGGAATTGCTGGTTCCGCAAGAAATGGATTGGGTGCGGGTGGTTCAGCGTGAAGATGCTAGACGATGGCACAATGCTGTTTGGAGGCAGCCCGACACGGACATTCCTAAATCGTCAGTTTTTTCATCACGAATTAATCCATGTCAGCCAAATGATTAAGAATCCAAACCTATGTCGGAATTCCCTTTGCGAATGCCCCATGAACCGACCCAGCTTTGGACGGCCCGTGGAACTTGGGGGATACCGGCAACAGTATTTGCAGGTTGGTGGTTTTTTGAATCGACGGACGGAGATTGAACAGAATGGGCGACATTCGTGAATTCTGGCTAGCACTCTCTATTTACGTCACAAGTGCGATTACGATTTACTTAATTATCAATATGACAGGACGGTTGAAACTTTCGCCTGCCCTGCAAGTAGTCGCGATACTCGGTGGCGGAATAATACTCTTCGTGGCAGTAATTATTGTGTGGGCAGGAGTCGTGAAATTATTCTGCAAAAAACGCTCATGAGAAGATCCGAAATACCAACGTCCGAGTGCCGATTCCGCCCTCGGCCGTGGAGACGCCAAATTGTAGTACTGACATTCTGTTTCGGCCCCACTTAGTGCCGACGATGAACAACAAAAGGTGTCAGGACTGAATGGCATGAGCATAATCTCTCACTCATTGTCACCTCCCGGGTTTTGATTGACTTTCGGGCTGACTGCAGGAGCTTGTACGGTTTCGGGCGGCGTTTGATAAACTACCCATATGGGTAGACCAAACCGAGCTGGGTGGTACTGACCACCGTCGACCACTTGAACCGTGACGTCTACGCACTGACGCTCGTCACCCAGAAGGCGTGACGGAATCGGTTCGCCCGACCGGCTTTCACAAAGTCTACCGAGCTACCGACGATCGCTGGGTCTCGGTCTGTGAACTTCGCGAAGGGGACCAACTGCAAGGCACCAATGGCCTGCTAAGGATACAATCGCTCACTAAAGTTCCAGGTGTCCACCGTGTCTACAACATGACCGTGTTTCGACTCTCGGGGCCTTGGTTCATAATACTTGTCCTCCGGGGGATGGGGCAGATGTCCCGAAAGAGGGAAAGCTTACGGGCGGGGGGCAAAGAAAAATTGGCAACTTGGCGGACTTGAAAGATGTCGATGCGGCACAGGCAATTCTGGATCGTGGTGGAAATGCTGGAAGTGTTCGCAAGGCTCCTGGAGATAACCTAAGAGGGAAGACTGTTGGCGAAATTGCCAATCTAGCCGCACAAGGAGACGCAGCTGCTGAGACCGCTATGAAGATCATTAAGCAGGCCAAGAAAAAGGGAGATAAGTACTAAAATGGATTCGAAGCAAGAAGTCGATCTATTTGCAGATTTGTGCTCATCTGATGAACGGTTGACCGACGTCGAGGGGCAGTTCGTTTCTGACGACAGTACGCCAATGCTAACTGCGATCAAGATTACATTTGAGCCCACGATAGTTATATTGGTAGCCCAAGATGATGATTCGATCAAAGTGCTCACTGACGGTGCTCTAGTTGATCTGCCTCATTCGAAGGTACGTAAACTACTTCACACTCCGGCTTGGGAGAAAGCTGCCCTGCGTCCTCTGTTGTGGGTATGGAAGATGGTAAATCAGCAAGGATACTTCGATGGACTTCAATTTGATTTTGCTAATTCGGCGGAGGAGGCCGTTTCAAGAGTTCAACTGCTTGTCGTGGGAAGTGAATTCAAGGTTGCAGCTTGGCCGATTGATCAGGCATCCACGGCGTTTGCGCCATGATGGGTAATCTGCGATGCTTTAGCAATGGCAATCAGGCGTCTCTGTGACAGAAGGAGTTGCGGCCTGATGCGGTTTTGCTGGGATGTGTGTGATGTCGTCATGATCGCCGATTTCCATAGAAAAGTGTTTCGCTGATCTGACCGATCTGCGGACTCGCAAGGTCACCTATCCGCTGGTCAACATCGTGACGATGTCGCTGTGTGCGGTGGGGCGGACGATATTCCGCACGCGAGCAAGTGGACGAAGCTGAAGACAATCGGCATGACGATCAAAATCGTAAAGCAAAACGGCAAAGAGACCAGCGACGTGCGTTACAATATCGTCAGCAATTATCTCAGCGGCAAACGTTTCGCCGAAGCGGTTCGCGGGCAGTGGAGCATCGAGAACTCGCTCCACTGGCAACTCGACGAAACGTTCGGCGAAGACCGAAGCCGGATTCGGAAAGGACACGCCTACGTCAACTTCAGCCTGCTGAGACGAACGATCCTGAGCTTGTTGAAGTACAATAAAACGGCCAAGGTCAGCGTGAAGAACAAACGACTAAAAGCAGGCAGGAATGTTAGGTACCTGCTGGAAGTGGTGCTGGGAAAGTGATTTATGGTGCGATCGCCGAACGGAAACTTGTGGACCGTGTTGTAACCGAATCGTTGGCTTGGGGACGCAAGTATTTGTCACTCCGCACTAACACCTTTCACATGGGGTCATTGCCGATGAAACACAGAGTTATAGGTCACTGGAGTATAGGACTATGCATGTTCATTGCTGCGAGTATCTTGTCCATTGCATTGATTTCATGGGAGGCCATGATTGATCGATTCAATGCAGTGCCCTCTAACCTGAAGACCATTTCGGAGTTTCGAGAATGGGATGAAACAGCAGGCGAATCGATAGATATTAGCGTAGGCGGCAAACGCTACATGGTTGTGTTTGGAGGTTCTCCTTTGTTTCCCATAAAAGAATATCCGGCGGGATATTTGTTTAACGAAAAAGGAATGCTTGTTGCTTGGTCTCCTGA
Proteins encoded in this window:
- a CDS encoding DUF6334 family protein, with translation MDSKQEVDLFADLCSSDERLTDVEGQFVSDDSTPMLTAIKITFEPTIVILVAQDDDSIKVLTDGALVDLPHSKVRKLLHTPAWEKAALRPLLWVWKMVNQQGYFDGLQFDFANSAEEAVSRVQLLVVGSEFKVAAWPIDQASTAFAP
- a CDS encoding ISAs1 family transposase, with translation MCGGADDIPHASKWTKLKTIGMTIKIVKQNGKETSDVRYNIVSNYLSGKRFAEAVRGQWSIENSLHWQLDETFGEDRSRIRKGHAYVNFSLLRRTILSLLKYNKTAKVSVKNKRLKAGRNVRYLLEVVLGK